One Streptomyces sp. R28 DNA window includes the following coding sequences:
- a CDS encoding AIM24 family protein, protein MKGDLFSSEHIVQPASVPGMTVENAKCIKYAVNGEMHARQGAMIAYRGNLQFERKGQGVGGMLKRAMTGEGLPLMAVRGQGEAWFAHEAQNCFVVEVDPGDEFTVNGRNVLCFDASLSYRIATVKGAGIAGGGLFNSVFTGHGRLGLVCEGNPLVIPVSPQFPVFVDTDAVVGWTAGLQTSLHRSQSLGSMLRGGSGEAVQLMLQGQGHVVVRPSEVTPQKAQQH, encoded by the coding sequence ATGAAGGGTGACCTCTTTTCCAGCGAGCACATTGTCCAGCCCGCCTCCGTGCCGGGCATGACGGTCGAGAACGCCAAATGCATCAAGTACGCGGTGAACGGCGAGATGCACGCCCGCCAGGGCGCGATGATCGCCTACCGCGGCAACCTCCAGTTCGAGCGCAAGGGCCAGGGCGTGGGCGGCATGCTCAAGCGGGCCATGACCGGTGAGGGACTGCCGCTGATGGCGGTGCGCGGGCAGGGCGAGGCCTGGTTCGCGCACGAGGCGCAGAACTGCTTCGTCGTCGAGGTCGATCCCGGCGACGAGTTCACGGTCAACGGCCGCAACGTCCTGTGTTTCGACGCCTCGTTGTCGTACCGGATCGCGACAGTGAAGGGCGCGGGCATCGCCGGCGGTGGGCTGTTCAACAGCGTCTTCACGGGGCACGGCCGGCTGGGCCTGGTGTGCGAGGGCAACCCCCTGGTCATACCGGTCTCGCCGCAGTTCCCCGTGTTCGTCGACACCGACGCGGTGGTCGGCTGGACCGCCGGACTGCAGACCTCGCTGCATCGCTCGCAGTCCCTCGGCTCGATGCTGCGCGGCGGTTCCGGGGAGGCCGTGCAGCTGATGCTGCAGGGTCAGGGCCATGTCGTCGTTCGGCCGAGCGAGGTGACGCCGCAGAAGGCCCAGCAGCACTGA
- a CDS encoding ROK family protein produces MSSTRRAETFPANTPAASQIFTTVLSHGPLTRLEVARRAGLSPAAVTKAVRPLIEAGYLVEDADEPARPALGRPANPVRVDGGRALFIGVKVTGDEIIGVLTDLCCRIRVARHAPLGDREPKGVLASVAELVGELLAEAGDLGVPVLGLGIAVSGDVDRGAGVVRYSPFLEWRDVPLAELAAVTTGLPVTVDNDVRALTVAEQWFGAGVGLSDFAVVTVGAGIGCGLVVHGRVVAGAHGVAGEIGHVTVDPAGPPCHCGNRGCVEAIAGDAAIVRRIRETTGVQVTDTAEAVELAHRGNAGAREAYARAGEAIGRGIATVANLLGPERVIISGEGLAAHDLFAEQIRDAFAAAAFGSAAHCDVQIRPLPFEEWARGAAATAIQSFIRADQQQ; encoded by the coding sequence ATGTCCTCGACCCGCCGCGCCGAGACGTTCCCGGCGAACACGCCGGCCGCCTCGCAGATCTTCACCACGGTCCTGTCCCACGGGCCGCTCACCCGCCTGGAGGTGGCCCGGCGGGCGGGACTGTCCCCGGCCGCCGTCACCAAGGCGGTTCGGCCCCTCATAGAGGCCGGCTACCTGGTGGAGGACGCGGACGAGCCGGCCCGCCCCGCACTCGGCCGCCCCGCCAACCCGGTGCGGGTCGACGGGGGACGGGCGCTGTTCATCGGCGTCAAGGTGACCGGCGACGAGATCATCGGCGTGCTCACCGACTTGTGCTGCCGCATCCGCGTCGCCCGTCACGCGCCGCTCGGGGACCGGGAACCGAAGGGCGTGCTGGCCTCGGTCGCCGAGCTGGTGGGCGAACTGCTCGCCGAGGCAGGCGACTTGGGCGTACCGGTCCTCGGCCTCGGCATCGCCGTCTCCGGCGACGTCGACCGAGGCGCGGGCGTCGTCCGCTACTCGCCGTTCCTGGAGTGGCGGGACGTGCCCCTCGCCGAACTCGCCGCCGTGACCACCGGGTTGCCGGTCACCGTCGACAACGACGTACGGGCCCTCACCGTCGCCGAGCAGTGGTTCGGCGCCGGTGTGGGGCTGTCCGACTTCGCCGTGGTCACGGTCGGGGCGGGCATCGGCTGCGGCCTCGTGGTGCACGGCCGGGTGGTCGCCGGAGCGCACGGCGTGGCCGGCGAGATCGGGCATGTGACCGTCGACCCGGCCGGCCCGCCCTGCCACTGCGGCAACCGCGGCTGCGTGGAGGCGATCGCGGGGGACGCCGCGATCGTCCGGCGGATCCGCGAGACCACGGGCGTCCAGGTCACCGACACCGCCGAGGCCGTCGAGTTGGCCCACCGGGGGAACGCCGGAGCGCGTGAGGCCTATGCGCGCGCGGGCGAGGCGATCGGCCGGGGCATCGCCACCGTGGCCAACCTGCTCGGCCCCGAGCGGGTGATCATCTCCGGCGAGGGCCTCGCCGCCCACGACCTGTTCGCCGAACAGATCCGCGACGCCTTCGCCGCCGCCGCGTTCGGCTCCGCCGCCCACTGCGACGTACAGATCCGCCCGCTGCCCTTCGAGGAGTGGGCACGCGGGGCCGCGGCCACCGCGATCCAGTCCTTCATCAGAGCCGACCAGCAGCAGTAG
- a CDS encoding tetratricopeptide repeat protein, which translates to MYGKAFAPEYQGALTTLSVNSSLTDVLAAGTEQLQAAERTGQHGEAARSGLAVAEAHRRLGQVGDADRAWKASYRAAREAGDTAAMAWALWSGGTLARQRGAFPLARRLLQLAADFGERGGDIVVRGYSLAGLAETGRIQGDYEAVRRLHEQLLAEARRRGEARHTVWALEGIAQIHRNTGSYDTAYALFEEAAEIAARADDRRGHAWALRGLADIVSVRDGDAERALALLSEAETTCRAMKLSSALAYNHKMRGNVLYRAGRYAEARDLYEQALAEFRAMSEPRGEALSRLGLAKSRARLGRDRAETAAELAELAGVLERIGLRHAREMVARAQEEFCAMEDAENPAEHAEVGAGAVSVR; encoded by the coding sequence ATGTACGGCAAGGCATTCGCCCCGGAGTATCAGGGCGCCCTGACCACGCTGTCCGTCAACTCCTCGCTGACCGACGTACTGGCCGCCGGTACCGAGCAGTTGCAGGCGGCCGAGCGGACCGGGCAGCACGGCGAGGCGGCGCGCTCGGGGCTCGCGGTCGCCGAGGCGCATCGCCGGCTGGGGCAGGTCGGGGACGCGGACCGGGCGTGGAAGGCGAGCTACCGCGCCGCCCGGGAGGCCGGCGACACCGCGGCGATGGCGTGGGCGTTGTGGAGCGGCGGCACGCTGGCCCGGCAACGCGGCGCGTTCCCGCTGGCCCGGCGGCTGCTCCAGCTCGCGGCGGACTTCGGCGAGCGCGGCGGCGACATCGTCGTACGCGGCTACTCGCTGGCCGGTCTGGCGGAGACCGGCCGGATCCAGGGCGACTACGAGGCCGTCCGCCGGCTGCACGAGCAGCTGCTGGCCGAGGCCCGGCGGCGTGGCGAGGCGCGGCACACGGTGTGGGCGCTGGAGGGCATAGCCCAGATCCATCGCAACACCGGGTCGTACGACACCGCGTACGCCCTGTTCGAGGAGGCGGCCGAGATCGCCGCGCGTGCCGACGACCGGCGTGGCCACGCCTGGGCTTTGCGTGGGCTCGCGGACATCGTCTCGGTGCGCGACGGCGACGCCGAGCGGGCGCTGGCCCTGCTGTCCGAGGCGGAGACGACGTGCCGTGCGATGAAGCTCTCCAGCGCGCTGGCCTACAACCACAAGATGCGCGGCAACGTCCTCTACCGCGCCGGGCGCTACGCCGAAGCCCGGGACCTGTACGAGCAGGCGCTCGCGGAGTTCCGCGCCATGAGTGAGCCGCGCGGGGAGGCGCTGTCGCGGCTGGGGCTCGCCAAGTCGCGGGCCCGGCTGGGACGCGACCGCGCCGAGACCGCCGCCGAACTGGCCGAACTGGCAGGGGTGCTGGAGCGGATCGGACTGCGGCACGCCCGGGAGATGGTGGCGCGGGCGCAGGAGGAGTTCTGCGCCATGGAGGATGCGGAAAACCCTGCCGAGCATGCCGAGGTGGGCGCCGGGGCGGTGTCCGTACGGTGA
- a CDS encoding serine hydrolase domain-containing protein encodes MVSATVVRGTTAAAGLVSLLAVPAHAATREPGTTTADAPARALAEPDVTGVWNVLNTVRRQGAPGAMARLDDRDTIHWAAVGVADRKSGRAISNADRIRIGSVTKVFSAVVLLQLVDERKLKLHAPVNRYLPGLLPDDRITVRHVLSHRSGLHDYTNEMFARTVPGFEAVRTKVFTYRQLVNRSLSKPRTTQPGGAYSYSNTNFVVAGMLIEKLTGRSVGTEYKDRIIGPLKLRDTFYLHPGTKIPGRHARGYLTPDAAGAALVDSTEQTVSWAQSAGAMISSTRDLNTFLSALLGGRLTSKAQLAQMERWVPAGTAQAYGLGLRRRDLSCGISVYGHTGAVQGYYTYAFASKDGRRSLAAVANTSNNGTVLNSMLGTLESAFCGKPAKAQRRSAPVERHEDVAPGVPLDANSN; translated from the coding sequence ATGGTCTCAGCAACGGTGGTCCGAGGCACGACGGCAGCGGCGGGCCTGGTGTCGCTCCTGGCGGTTCCCGCACACGCCGCCACCCGGGAACCCGGCACCACCACGGCCGACGCCCCGGCGCGCGCACTGGCCGAACCGGATGTCACGGGCGTGTGGAACGTCCTGAACACGGTGCGGCGGCAGGGCGCACCCGGCGCGATGGCGCGCCTCGACGACCGCGACACGATCCACTGGGCGGCCGTCGGTGTCGCCGACCGGAAGTCCGGACGGGCCATCAGCAACGCCGACCGGATCCGCATCGGCAGTGTCACCAAGGTCTTCTCGGCCGTCGTCCTGCTGCAACTGGTCGACGAGAGGAAGCTGAAGCTTCACGCCCCGGTCAACCGCTATCTGCCGGGGCTGCTGCCCGACGACCGCATCACCGTGCGGCATGTGCTGAGCCACCGCAGCGGCCTGCACGACTACACCAACGAGATGTTCGCGCGGACGGTTCCCGGTTTCGAGGCGGTCCGCACCAAGGTGTTCACCTACCGGCAACTGGTGAACCGGTCCCTGAGCAAGCCACGCACCACCCAGCCCGGCGGCGCTTACTCCTACTCCAACACCAACTTCGTCGTCGCCGGCATGCTCATCGAGAAACTGACCGGGCGCTCCGTGGGGACCGAGTACAAGGACCGGATCATCGGCCCGCTGAAGCTGCGCGACACCTTCTATCTCCACCCCGGCACGAAGATCCCCGGCCGGCACGCCCGCGGCTACCTCACCCCGGACGCGGCCGGAGCGGCACTCGTCGACTCCACCGAGCAGACGGTGTCCTGGGCTCAGAGTGCGGGCGCGATGATCTCCAGCACGCGGGACCTCAACACCTTCCTGTCGGCGCTGCTCGGCGGACGGCTGACCTCCAAGGCGCAACTGGCCCAGATGGAGCGGTGGGTGCCGGCGGGCACCGCGCAGGCGTACGGGCTCGGGCTGCGGCGCCGCGACCTGTCGTGCGGGATCTCCGTATACGGCCACACGGGCGCCGTCCAGGGCTACTACACGTATGCGTTCGCGTCCAAGGACGGCAGGCGCAGCCTCGCCGCGGTCGCCAACACCTCCAACAACGGCACGGTCCTCAACTCCATGCTGGGCACGCTGGAGTCCGCGTTCTGCGGCAAGCCGGCGAAGGCGCAGCGGCGTTCCGCGCCCGTCGAACGGCACGAGGACGTCGCGCCCGGGGTCCCCCTGGACGCGAACTCGAACTGA
- a CDS encoding serine hydrolase domain-containing protein — protein MSARPLPLSPPAAQGVDASGVLAFLDALDAAPDIEPHSLMILRHGHLVASGWWAPYAPERPHLLYSISKSFTATAAGIAAGEGLIRLDDPVISYFPELEADITHPRSRAMLVRHVASMASGHETDTILAARELDREDLVRGFLLVPPSRDPGTVFAYNQTATFTLAAIVQRVSGQSLTEYLRPRLLDPLGIGEVAWLCDRSGRELGFSGLHATTDAIARLGQLYLRGGVWEGERLLPEWWVTEATSPQISNAGVMPGGDWQRGYGFKFWMSRHGYRGDGAFGQFCVVLPEQDAVIATTADTWDMQGLLNLVWEHLLPAFRPAPPTGGGEADVALAERLAGLALPPAVGKPAPPERAEQWSGAAFTPDDGVRAHLPKLTAIDLTPGTDGWMLTLTEDGHPLRLRLGDADWTVTEEPVPTALSGGWTDPDTLVVDIAFLETPHHLDVTCSLKDRTFTARWRTTPLHRRPLRAMGAPRASA, from the coding sequence ATGTCTGCCCGCCCGTTGCCCTTGAGCCCCCCCGCCGCCCAAGGCGTCGACGCCTCCGGTGTCCTCGCCTTCCTCGACGCCCTCGACGCCGCCCCCGACATCGAGCCGCACAGCCTGATGATCCTGCGGCACGGCCACCTCGTGGCCTCCGGCTGGTGGGCGCCGTACGCCCCCGAACGCCCGCATCTCCTCTACTCGATCAGCAAGAGCTTCACCGCCACCGCCGCCGGGATCGCCGCAGGCGAGGGCCTGATACGGCTCGACGACCCGGTGATCTCGTACTTCCCCGAACTCGAGGCCGACATCACCCATCCGCGCAGCCGCGCGATGCTCGTGCGGCATGTGGCGTCCATGGCCAGCGGGCACGAGACCGACACGATCCTCGCGGCGCGCGAACTCGACCGCGAGGACCTGGTCCGCGGGTTCCTCCTGGTACCCCCGTCCCGCGACCCAGGCACCGTCTTCGCGTACAACCAGACCGCCACCTTCACGCTCGCCGCCATCGTCCAGCGCGTGAGCGGCCAGTCGCTGACCGAGTACCTCCGGCCCCGCCTGCTCGATCCGCTCGGCATCGGTGAGGTCGCGTGGCTGTGTGACCGCAGCGGCCGGGAGCTCGGCTTCAGCGGACTGCACGCCACCACCGACGCGATCGCCCGGCTCGGCCAGCTGTATCTGCGGGGCGGGGTCTGGGAGGGCGAACGGCTGCTGCCCGAGTGGTGGGTGACCGAGGCGACGAGCCCGCAGATCTCGAACGCCGGTGTCATGCCCGGGGGCGACTGGCAGCGGGGCTATGGCTTCAAGTTCTGGATGTCCCGGCACGGTTACCGCGGTGACGGTGCGTTCGGTCAGTTCTGTGTGGTGCTGCCCGAGCAGGACGCCGTGATCGCGACGACCGCGGACACCTGGGACATGCAGGGCCTGCTGAACCTGGTCTGGGAGCATCTGCTGCCCGCGTTCCGGCCCGCGCCCCCGACCGGCGGCGGGGAGGCGGACGTGGCCCTGGCGGAGCGGCTCGCGGGCCTCGCGCTGCCGCCCGCCGTCGGCAAGCCCGCACCTCCCGAGCGGGCGGAGCAATGGTCCGGAGCCGCGTTCACGCCGGACGACGGTGTCCGCGCGCACCTGCCCAAGCTGACCGCGATCGACCTCACGCCCGGCACGGACGGCTGGATGCTGACGCTCACCGAGGACGGTCACCCGCTTCGGCTGCGACTCGGGGACGCCGACTGGACCGTCACCGAGGAGCCGGTGCCCACCGCGCTCAGCGGCGGCTGGACCGACCCGGACACCCTCGTCGTGGACATCGCCTTCCTGGAGACCCCGCACCACCTGGACGTGACGTGCTCGCTCAAGGACCGGACGTTCACGGCGCGTTGGCGCACCACCCCGCTGCACCGCCGGCCCCTGCGCGCGATGGGCGCACCTCGCGCGTCGGCCTGA
- a CDS encoding serine/threonine protein kinase — MTMVKARVSTAELVAGRYRLVDVVHRETNRVSYYGEDIETQRPCLLTQIGLPDDPCPEEGRRATSRILRASERMGLLRPGRVASVLNAVEESGSLWIVAEWIDGTPLGELLTQQGTFNHVRAARIGLELLDVLEAAHVAGITHGELSPGQVFVSDEGSVVVTGFGLAGATLAPRVAAPSYASPEQARDERIGPASDLWALGAILYTMVEGRPPYRERDRPEATLKGVDRLPLRAPVRAGPLTQAVQGLLRKDSRDRLSRPVVRDAFVRVLNEEPEAALRAQSGPRLRGLYSAGPGWGRRAMVVGTALAVVTVAAAVLVVTNSRPDDSGSSAADTAPGPSASTEAPTGPPPTATPSSTPSSAPSSPPSSSPSSSPTKEATEAETPTASPSGTAPPPGYATYKSPDGFSVALPEDWQPLRTQRSSDLAYRVFFSADGDARKLAVTYSEALGSDPVAIWRDDVQPDLEEQGGFQRIGEIEATTYQGYEAADMEWLADQDGVRVRTFGRGFLIDDHRGYSLRWTTPEADWEDPANREALDVFLRTFRVPEH; from the coding sequence ATGACCATGGTCAAGGCGCGTGTCTCCACAGCCGAGTTGGTCGCGGGAAGGTACCGGCTCGTCGATGTCGTCCATCGCGAGACGAACCGCGTCAGTTACTACGGCGAGGACATCGAAACCCAACGTCCATGCCTCCTCACCCAGATCGGGCTCCCCGACGACCCATGCCCCGAGGAAGGGCGCCGGGCCACCTCCCGGATCCTGCGGGCGTCCGAGCGGATGGGGCTGCTGCGTCCGGGCCGGGTCGCGAGCGTCCTGAACGCCGTCGAGGAGTCCGGCAGCCTGTGGATCGTCGCCGAGTGGATCGACGGCACGCCCCTGGGCGAACTCCTCACCCAGCAGGGCACGTTCAACCATGTGCGGGCGGCGCGCATCGGCCTCGAGCTGCTGGACGTGCTGGAGGCCGCGCACGTCGCGGGCATCACCCACGGCGAGCTGAGCCCGGGCCAAGTCTTCGTGAGCGACGAGGGCTCCGTCGTGGTCACCGGCTTCGGACTGGCCGGCGCGACCCTCGCACCCCGGGTCGCGGCACCGTCGTACGCGTCCCCGGAACAGGCCCGTGACGAGCGCATCGGGCCGGCGTCGGATCTGTGGGCGCTCGGCGCGATCCTCTACACGATGGTCGAGGGCCGCCCGCCGTATCGGGAACGGGACCGGCCCGAGGCCACCTTGAAGGGCGTGGACCGGCTTCCGCTGCGCGCGCCGGTGCGTGCCGGGCCGCTCACCCAGGCCGTGCAGGGGCTGTTGCGCAAGGACTCACGGGACCGGCTGAGCCGACCGGTGGTCCGCGACGCGTTCGTTCGCGTGCTCAACGAGGAGCCCGAGGCTGCCCTGCGGGCGCAGTCAGGCCCCCGCCTGCGCGGTCTGTACTCCGCGGGACCGGGCTGGGGCAGACGCGCCATGGTCGTCGGCACCGCCCTCGCCGTGGTCACCGTCGCCGCCGCCGTCCTGGTCGTGACCAACAGCCGACCGGACGACTCGGGCTCGTCGGCGGCGGACACGGCGCCCGGCCCGTCCGCCTCGACCGAGGCGCCCACCGGTCCTCCCCCCACTGCCACGCCCAGCTCGACGCCCAGCTCAGCGCCCAGCTCGCCCCCCAGCTCGTCCCCCAGCTCGTCCCCTACGAAGGAAGCGACAGAGGCGGAGACGCCCACCGCATCCCCGTCGGGCACGGCCCCGCCGCCCGGCTACGCGACGTACAAGTCACCGGACGGCTTCTCCGTCGCCCTGCCCGAGGACTGGCAGCCGCTGCGCACCCAGCGTTCCTCGGACCTGGCCTACCGCGTCTTCTTCAGCGCCGACGGCGATGCGCGCAAGCTGGCCGTCACCTACAGCGAGGCGCTTGGATCGGACCCCGTCGCCATCTGGCGCGACGACGTCCAACCCGACCTGGAGGAGCAGGGCGGGTTCCAGCGGATCGGCGAGATCGAGGCGACCACGTACCAGGGATACGAGGCCGCCGACATGGAGTGGCTCGCGGACCAGGACGGCGTCCGTGTCCGCACCTTCGGCCGCGGCTTCCTCATCGATGATCACCGGGGCTACTCACTGCGCTGGACGACTCCGGAGGCCGACTGGGAGGACCCCGCCAACCGGGAGGCCCTGGACGTCTTCCTGCGGACCTTCCGGGTGCCCGAGCACTGA
- a CDS encoding CAP domain-containing protein — protein sequence MSELVPGGNLPLPGGGVSVRVPGPFDVSALVTDDSGKVRGDADFVFYNQPSAPGARLQGDTLTLDPPRLRPGATRVTVVVSPADPGTPLSRLPSPTLQVTGPGGHPIARFAPPRPRQETVLLVAEIYRRGGGWKLRALGQGYADGLAGLARDFGVDVIEDATPSPVPVPVPSTPVPPSPVAQPAPPPTAPAMPTAPPRPTARPTMRTLSAVTTPHAPLPDRDGFLDLVNSARTDVGSPPVTLDARLASAAQAHALAMASAGRLGVEGPDGVSVYQRVTGAGYAYLTVGEHLVSGPRTPAEFVAYCLRTDHPRRTLHDPAFTHAALAYVTGGRSGDTYWTALWARPLTPGDLSRTAAEVVELTNRERTGAGLRPLSVDPVLTTAAQAYSADMAARAFYSHTSPEGSQPWDRAAAAGSTRRSIGENIACGQRSPTEVVEGWMNSPGHRANILKRDFTHIGIGFAGGGPAGTYWTQLFGA from the coding sequence ATGAGCGAGTTGGTTCCCGGGGGCAATCTGCCCCTCCCGGGCGGCGGCGTGAGCGTCCGGGTGCCCGGACCCTTCGACGTGTCCGCGCTCGTCACCGACGACAGCGGCAAGGTCCGGGGCGACGCCGACTTCGTGTTCTACAACCAGCCGTCCGCCCCGGGTGCCCGGCTCCAAGGCGACACCCTGACCCTCGACCCACCGCGACTGCGCCCCGGGGCCACCCGGGTCACAGTGGTCGTCAGCCCCGCCGACCCCGGCACTCCCCTGAGCCGCCTGCCCTCCCCCACGCTCCAGGTCACCGGCCCGGGCGGCCACCCGATCGCCCGGTTCGCCCCGCCGCGCCCACGGCAGGAGACCGTGCTGCTTGTCGCGGAGATCTACCGTCGTGGCGGCGGCTGGAAGCTGCGGGCCCTGGGGCAGGGGTACGCGGACGGGCTGGCCGGGCTCGCGCGCGATTTCGGGGTCGACGTCATCGAGGACGCGACACCGTCCCCGGTCCCGGTCCCGGTCCCGTCGACACCGGTCCCGCCGTCGCCCGTCGCGCAACCCGCACCCCCACCCACCGCTCCTGCCATGCCCACCGCTCCCCCGAGGCCTACCGCACGGCCCACGATGCGGACCCTCTCCGCCGTCACCACCCCGCACGCCCCGCTCCCCGATCGCGACGGCTTCCTGGATCTGGTCAACTCCGCCCGCACCGACGTCGGTTCGCCGCCGGTCACCCTGGACGCCCGCCTCGCCTCCGCCGCCCAGGCCCACGCCTTGGCGATGGCCTCGGCAGGACGGCTCGGCGTCGAGGGCCCGGACGGCGTCTCCGTGTACCAGCGCGTCACCGGCGCCGGGTACGCGTATCTCACCGTCGGCGAGCACCTGGTCTCCGGCCCCCGCACACCCGCCGAGTTCGTCGCGTACTGCCTGCGCACCGACCACCCCCGCCGCACGCTGCACGACCCGGCCTTCACCCACGCCGCTCTGGCGTACGTCACGGGCGGCCGCTCGGGCGACACCTACTGGACCGCGCTGTGGGCCAGGCCGCTCACGCCGGGCGACCTGTCCCGCACGGCGGCCGAGGTCGTCGAGCTCACCAACCGGGAGCGGACCGGGGCCGGGCTGCGTCCCCTGTCCGTCGACCCCGTGCTCACCACCGCCGCGCAGGCGTACAGCGCGGACATGGCGGCCCGGGCGTTCTACTCCCACACCTCGCCCGAAGGGAGTCAGCCCTGGGACCGGGCCGCCGCCGCGGGCTCCACGCGGCGTTCGATCGGCGAGAACATAGCGTGCGGCCAGCGCTCCCCCACCGAGGTCGTGGAGGGCTGGATGAACAGTCCGGGCCACCGCGCCAACATCCTCAAGCGCGACTTCACCCACATAGGCATCGGCTTCGCGGGCGGCGGACCGGCGGGGACGTACTGGACGCAACTCTTCGGTGCCTGA
- a CDS encoding polyprenyl synthetase family protein produces MTTFPSAVQAPADARQVLDRCRALVRPALREAVGRTHPWVGEMAAYSFGWCEVGGAPAAASGGKGVRQALAVLGAEASGAPGSVAVPGAVAVELVHAFSLLHDDIMDDDTSRRCRPTVWAAYGTGPAVLAGDALFALAVETLAVEAAGPQAVRLLSVALQDLVRGQADDLLFATRPWTGPERVRPDEYRTMAEHKTGSLLGCAAALGALLGGAPPATVAALDRAGRHLGIAFQVVDDLLGIWGDPAVTGKPVYGDLREHKKTFPVLAALDSPAADRLSALLESDADPAEAAALIEESGGRSAALAQARRQVTAVQAALAEVPLEARAAGELRALLDFLVRRDL; encoded by the coding sequence GTGACGACGTTCCCCTCCGCAGTACAGGCGCCGGCGGACGCCCGCCAAGTCCTCGACCGCTGCCGCGCCTTGGTGCGGCCCGCCCTGCGGGAGGCGGTGGGGCGGACGCATCCGTGGGTCGGTGAGATGGCCGCGTACTCCTTCGGCTGGTGCGAGGTGGGCGGCGCGCCGGCCGCGGCGTCCGGCGGGAAGGGCGTACGGCAGGCGCTGGCGGTTCTCGGGGCCGAGGCGTCCGGTGCGCCCGGGAGTGTCGCGGTGCCCGGGGCGGTCGCGGTGGAGCTGGTGCACGCCTTCTCCCTGCTGCACGACGACATCATGGACGACGACACGTCCAGGCGTTGCCGCCCCACCGTGTGGGCGGCGTACGGCACGGGACCGGCGGTTCTCGCCGGGGACGCGCTGTTCGCGCTCGCGGTCGAGACGCTCGCCGTGGAAGCGGCGGGCCCGCAGGCCGTACGGCTGCTGTCGGTCGCCTTGCAGGACCTGGTGCGCGGGCAGGCGGACGACCTGCTGTTCGCCACGCGTCCCTGGACGGGACCGGAGCGGGTGCGGCCGGACGAGTACCGGACGATGGCCGAGCACAAGACGGGCTCCCTGCTGGGCTGTGCGGCCGCGCTGGGCGCTCTGCTCGGCGGTGCACCGCCCGCGACCGTCGCCGCGCTCGACCGGGCCGGCCGGCATCTGGGCATCGCCTTCCAGGTGGTCGACGATCTGCTGGGCATCTGGGGCGACCCCGCCGTCACCGGCAAGCCGGTGTACGGCGATCTGCGGGAGCACAAGAAGACGTTCCCCGTGCTGGCCGCGCTCGACTCCCCCGCCGCCGATCGTCTCAGCGCGCTCCTGGAGTCGGACGCCGACCCCGCCGAGGCGGCCGCGCTGATCGAGGAGTCGGGGGGCCGCTCGGCCGCCCTGGCGCAGGCGCGGCGCCAGGTGACCGCCGTGCAGGCGGCCCTCGCCGAGGTACCGCTGGAGGCGAGAGCCGCCGGGGAGCTGCGGGCGCTGCTCGACTTCCTCGTACGACGCGATCTGTGA
- a CDS encoding threonine/serine dehydratase: MIGISDVEAAADLIAAHVVLTPTVPSPGLSALLGVPVTAKLELLQRTGSFKARGATAKLLSLSDTQRAAGVVAVSGGNHGIALAMTAAVHDVKATVVMPRTAPARSIRMVEDAGASVRLTEDMDGAFSLVTRLRDEGLTLVHPFDDPLVIAGQGTVGLELADDAGDLTDVLVSVGGGGLIAGVAVALRARRPDVRIWGVETEGAEAMSEALAAGGPVPVALSSIVSTLSAPAVSQLTYDHVSALVDEVLVVPDREAVRGVLDLAEHAKVWAEPAAGCLLPAARRVVERVGDGARLGLVVCGGNATTGDVLRWATDFGLL, from the coding sequence TTGATCGGGATCTCGGACGTCGAAGCCGCGGCCGACCTCATCGCCGCACACGTCGTACTCACCCCGACCGTACCCAGCCCCGGCCTGTCGGCCCTCCTCGGCGTTCCGGTCACGGCCAAACTCGAACTCCTCCAGCGCACCGGCTCGTTCAAGGCCCGCGGCGCTACGGCCAAGCTGCTGTCGCTCAGCGACACCCAGCGCGCCGCCGGGGTCGTGGCGGTCAGCGGCGGCAATCACGGAATCGCCCTGGCGATGACGGCCGCCGTCCACGATGTGAAGGCCACCGTGGTGATGCCGCGTACAGCGCCCGCCCGCTCCATCCGGATGGTCGAGGACGCCGGGGCGTCGGTGCGGCTGACGGAGGACATGGACGGCGCGTTCTCGCTCGTCACCCGGCTGCGCGACGAGGGGCTGACGCTCGTCCACCCCTTCGACGACCCCTTGGTGATCGCCGGCCAGGGCACGGTCGGGCTGGAGCTCGCCGACGACGCCGGTGACCTCACGGACGTGCTCGTCAGCGTCGGGGGCGGCGGACTCATCGCCGGCGTCGCGGTGGCGCTGCGGGCCCGACGTCCCGACGTGCGGATCTGGGGTGTGGAGACCGAGGGCGCGGAGGCCATGTCCGAGGCGCTGGCGGCGGGCGGGCCGGTGCCGGTGGCGCTGTCGTCGATCGTGTCGACGCTGAGTGCGCCGGCCGTGTCGCAACTGACGTACGACCATGTGTCCGCCCTGGTCGACGAGGTGCTCGTGGTCCCGGACCGGGAGGCGGTGCGGGGCGTGCTCGACCTCGCCGAACACGCCAAGGTGTGGGCGGAGCCGGCCGCCGGCTGTCTGCTGCCCGCGGCCCGGCGCGTGGTGGAGCGGGTCGGGGACGGCGCCCGGCTGGGGCTGGTGGTGTGCGGGGGCAACGCGACGACCGGGGACGTGCTGCGCTGGGCGACGGATTTCGGTCTGCTCTGA